The Pseudomonas sp. DG56-2 genome contains a region encoding:
- a CDS encoding FGGY-family carbohydrate kinase produces MDNNKNKRYLLAIDNGTQSVRALLFDLQGNLLGKGKVELHAYTSAQPGWAEQEPDYYWAKLGEACQQLWQQTGIDRTQIAGVSLTTQRGTVINVDAQGKALRPAILWLDQRQAEVEGGIKGPWGWLFKLVGAQATVDYFRAQAEANWIAQHQPEVWAATDKFLLLSGFLTHRLCGRFVDSVGCCVGYLPFDFKRLRWAAPSDWKWQALTVRPEQLPSLFKPGETLGHISAEASRHTGIPEGTALIAAGADKACEVLGAGVVDSSTVCLSYGTTATITTTRSRYLEIIPLIPPYPAAVPDQFNCEVMIYRGYWMVSWFKNEFGLREMQQAKEQGLEPEQLFDALVNAVPPGSMGLMLQPYWSPGIREPGMEAKGAMIGFGDVHTRAHIYRAILEGLAYALRQGKENLERRSKQSIQRLRVAGGGSQSDAAMQLTADIFGLPAERPHVYEASGLGAAICCAVGLGLYPDFPTAIGSMTRVGTVFMPQPEAQQIYQRLYKEVYLRMYRQLKPLYQSIRQITGYPA; encoded by the coding sequence ATGGATAACAACAAGAACAAGCGCTACCTGCTGGCAATTGACAATGGCACCCAGAGCGTACGGGCGCTGCTGTTTGACCTGCAGGGCAATCTGTTGGGCAAAGGCAAGGTCGAACTGCACGCCTACACATCGGCGCAACCTGGCTGGGCGGAGCAGGAACCTGATTATTACTGGGCCAAATTGGGCGAAGCCTGCCAGCAGTTGTGGCAGCAGACCGGCATCGATCGCACACAGATCGCCGGCGTGTCACTGACTACTCAGCGCGGCACGGTGATAAACGTCGATGCCCAAGGCAAGGCGCTGCGTCCGGCAATTCTCTGGCTCGATCAGCGCCAGGCCGAGGTTGAAGGCGGGATCAAGGGACCGTGGGGCTGGCTGTTCAAACTGGTTGGCGCGCAGGCTACCGTGGATTACTTCCGGGCCCAGGCCGAGGCCAACTGGATCGCCCAGCATCAACCCGAGGTTTGGGCCGCGACCGACAAATTCCTGTTGCTGTCGGGTTTTCTCACCCACCGCCTGTGCGGGCGCTTCGTCGACTCGGTAGGCTGCTGCGTCGGCTACTTGCCGTTCGACTTCAAGCGCCTGCGCTGGGCTGCGCCCTCTGATTGGAAGTGGCAGGCGTTGACGGTACGGCCGGAGCAATTGCCGAGTTTGTTCAAACCGGGCGAAACCCTGGGTCATATCAGCGCCGAGGCGAGTCGGCACACGGGTATCCCCGAGGGCACGGCACTGATTGCTGCAGGTGCCGACAAAGCCTGTGAAGTACTCGGTGCCGGTGTGGTCGATTCGTCCACGGTGTGTCTGTCCTATGGCACTACGGCAACCATCACCACCACCCGGTCGCGCTACCTGGAAATCATCCCGTTGATTCCGCCGTATCCGGCAGCGGTGCCGGATCAATTCAACTGTGAAGTGATGATCTACCGTGGCTACTGGATGGTCAGCTGGTTCAAGAACGAATTCGGCTTGCGAGAGATGCAACAGGCCAAGGAGCAGGGGCTGGAACCAGAGCAACTGTTCGATGCCCTGGTCAATGCAGTGCCGCCCGGTTCCATGGGGCTGATGTTACAACCCTATTGGTCGCCTGGGATTCGAGAGCCGGGCATGGAGGCCAAGGGCGCGATGATCGGCTTTGGTGACGTACACACCCGTGCGCATATTTATCGGGCGATCCTTGAAGGCTTGGCGTATGCGCTGCGACAGGGCAAGGAGAACCTTGAAAGACGCTCGAAACAATCAATCCAGCGCCTGCGTGTTGCCGGTGGGGGGTCGCAGAGCGATGCAGCGATGCAACTCACGGCAGACATCTTCGGCCTGCCGGCAGAGCGTCCGCATGTCTATGAAGCCTCGGGGTTGGGGGCCGCCATATGCTGTGCGGTGGGGCTTGGTCTTTATCCCGACTTTCCTACGGCAATCGGGTCCATGACCCGGGTCGGCACGGTGTTCATGCCCCAGCCTGAGGCGCAACAGATTTACCAGCGGTTATACAAGGAGGTTTACCTGCGTATGTACCGTCAGCTCAAACCGTTGTACCAGAGCATTCGGCAGATCACCGGCTACCCGGCCTAG
- a CDS encoding FAD-binding oxidoreductase — MRRWNGWGDATTVVELPAQGAGFLAARVGAGRALPDATLDTALARVPASRLPAHRLYSVDVQDRLLHARGQSLPDWLALREGALGRYPDAVAFPQSAEHIRQLLALAHDQDLCLIPYGGGTSVAGHINPPSSTRPVLTVSLAHMSRLLDLDEQSLLATFGPGATGPQVESQLRARGYTLGHFPQSWELSTVGGWVASRSSGQQSLRYGRIEQLFAGGTLETFSGPLEIATFPASAAGPDLREVVMGSEGRFGIISEVKVRISALPADERFYGVFLPNWEQALQAIRQLAQARVPLSMLRLSNAVETETQLALAGHPQQIAWLEKYLAFRGAGSGKCLLTFGVTGNRRQNALSLRQARQHLKAFGGVFTGTLLGNKWAQNRFRFPYLRENLWNAGYVVDTLETATDWSNVDNLLNRIESSLRDGLAAEGERVHVFTHLSHVYGEGSSIYTTYVFRPAEDYPATLARWQALKHAASQVIVENNGTISHQHGVGRDHAPYLLREKGELALDTLQALSRHFDPAGRLNPGTLLQE; from the coding sequence ATGCGACGCTGGAACGGCTGGGGGGATGCAACCACGGTGGTCGAACTGCCGGCCCAGGGCGCGGGGTTTCTCGCTGCGCGGGTAGGGGCGGGACGTGCACTGCCAGACGCTACCCTGGACACTGCACTGGCCCGGGTTCCGGCGTCACGCCTGCCGGCCCACAGGTTGTACAGCGTGGACGTTCAGGATCGCCTGCTGCACGCTCGCGGCCAGAGCCTGCCGGATTGGCTGGCACTGCGCGAGGGGGCGTTGGGGCGATACCCGGATGCGGTGGCGTTCCCGCAAAGTGCCGAGCATATCCGCCAGTTGCTGGCGCTCGCCCATGACCAGGACTTGTGCCTGATTCCCTATGGGGGCGGCACTTCGGTCGCCGGGCACATCAATCCGCCGTCATCCACTCGGCCGGTACTGACCGTTTCCCTGGCGCACATGAGCCGCCTGCTCGATCTTGATGAACAGAGCTTGCTGGCCACCTTTGGCCCCGGCGCCACCGGGCCGCAAGTGGAAAGCCAACTGCGTGCCCGTGGCTACACCCTGGGGCACTTCCCTCAATCATGGGAGTTGTCGACCGTCGGCGGCTGGGTTGCCAGTCGTTCCAGTGGCCAGCAGTCGTTACGTTATGGCCGCATCGAGCAACTGTTCGCTGGCGGCACCCTGGAAACCTTCTCCGGGCCATTGGAGATCGCCACCTTTCCGGCCTCGGCTGCCGGCCCCGACCTGCGCGAAGTGGTGATGGGCAGTGAAGGGCGGTTCGGGATCATTTCCGAGGTCAAGGTAAGGATCAGTGCCCTGCCTGCCGACGAGCGCTTTTATGGCGTGTTCCTGCCGAACTGGGAGCAGGCCTTGCAGGCTATTCGGCAATTGGCCCAGGCACGCGTACCGCTGTCGATGCTGCGCTTGTCCAATGCCGTGGAAACCGAAACCCAACTGGCCCTGGCCGGGCATCCGCAACAAATCGCCTGGTTGGAAAAGTACCTGGCGTTTCGCGGGGCCGGTAGCGGCAAATGCCTGCTGACCTTCGGAGTGACTGGCAACCGGCGGCAGAATGCGCTGTCTCTCCGCCAGGCCAGGCAGCATCTAAAAGCCTTCGGCGGGGTATTCACCGGCACACTGCTGGGCAACAAGTGGGCGCAGAACCGCTTTCGTTTTCCGTACCTGCGCGAGAACCTGTGGAACGCTGGATACGTGGTGGATACCCTGGAAACCGCTACCGATTGGAGCAATGTCGACAACTTGCTCAACCGGATCGAGAGTAGCCTGCGCGATGGCCTGGCCGCTGAAGGCGAGCGGGTGCATGTGTTTACTCACCTGTCCCATGTATACGGTGAAGGGTCGAGTATCTACACCACCTATGTGTTCCGACCGGCAGAGGATTACCCGGCTACTCTGGCACGTTGGCAGGCGCTCAAGCACGCAGCCAGCCAGGTTATCGTCGAAAACAACGGCACCATCAGCCATCAGCATGGCGTGGGCAGGGACCATGCCCCTTACCTGCTGCGTGAAAAAGGCGAATTGGCGCTGGATACGTTGCAGGCATTGAGTCGCCACTTCGACCCGGCCGGACGCTTGAATCCCGGCACGCTGTTGCAGGAGTGA
- a CDS encoding type 1 fimbrial protein produces the protein MAMLVCLNAVGSTAIAEAQGVIRFAGSIVEPTCSTSTLSSGWRVEGCSEMSRGTAINVRELKPQASASSLDNASVQVKLVADSNRGLYYDQLYTLVDNSGKAVTQGLYLITLTSP, from the coding sequence ATGGCCATGCTCGTTTGCCTCAATGCAGTGGGTTCAACGGCAATTGCAGAGGCTCAGGGTGTGATCAGGTTTGCCGGGAGTATTGTCGAACCGACGTGTTCCACCTCCACCCTGTCGAGTGGTTGGCGCGTAGAAGGGTGTTCAGAAATGTCCCGCGGTACTGCAATCAATGTACGCGAGTTGAAACCGCAGGCGTCGGCCAGTTCCTTGGACAACGCATCGGTGCAGGTCAAGTTGGTGGCCGACAGTAACCGGGGCCTTTATTACGATCAGCTTTACACGCTGGTTGATAACTCAGGCAAGGCGGTCACCCAAGGCTTATACCTGATTACCCTGACCTCACCATGA
- a CDS encoding TetR/AcrR family transcriptional regulator, with protein sequence MAKISATGKTATAGRKNLAAADRQQQMVERAIALFAEKGFALTTRELAKGLQVTQPLLYRYFPSKQLLIEQVYKQVFMNRWDPGLELQLKDRSRPLKERLIDYFIGYTETILSNEWVRIFLYAGLQDPSLNQRYLQRLHQDTFVVINEELRHQRHFTQPPTEHELAVEMEVLWGFHSSFFYLGVRKWVYQMPVPEDLSELITHRVNAFLEGALHYNQDLTP encoded by the coding sequence ATGGCAAAAATCAGCGCTACCGGTAAGACGGCTACGGCTGGCCGGAAAAATCTTGCTGCTGCCGATCGTCAGCAGCAAATGGTTGAGAGGGCCATTGCCCTTTTCGCTGAAAAAGGCTTTGCCCTGACCACTCGAGAACTTGCCAAGGGTCTGCAGGTTACCCAACCCCTGCTGTACCGCTACTTCCCCAGCAAGCAGTTGTTGATTGAACAGGTTTACAAGCAAGTGTTCATGAATCGCTGGGACCCTGGCCTGGAGCTTCAACTCAAAGATCGCAGCCGCCCTTTGAAAGAGCGCCTGATTGACTACTTCATTGGCTATACCGAGACAATTCTGAGCAATGAATGGGTGCGTATCTTTCTTTACGCAGGGCTGCAAGACCCCAGCTTGAACCAGCGTTATCTTCAGCGCCTGCATCAGGACACTTTCGTGGTGATCAATGAAGAACTACGCCATCAGCGGCATTTTACTCAGCCGCCGACTGAACACGAGTTGGCAGTTGAAATGGAAGTGCTGTGGGGTTTCCACAGCAGTTTCTTCTACCTGGGGGTGCGCAAGTGGGTGTATCAAATGCCCGTTCCCGAAGACCTGAGCGAATTGATCACCCACCGGGTGAATGCCTTTCTGGAGGGTGCCTTGCATTACAATCAGGATCTGACGCCGTGA
- a CDS encoding AraC family transcriptional regulator, translating into MQSLGYTSVPPLLKYVRHAEQLGMAIEPALAVAGLQAQQLSDNTLRLPGEAHERLLDYFCEHSGDPLFGLNSARFVLPNSWSVLGYITMNCATLGDAMNRIMPFEKLVGDMGVSRAEMQGEQVHLIWNCRHQRPRIRRHLVENVLGSWLQYARWIADTQLSPTQVWFEHAQPADIELVRYEQFFDCPVLFGQPYSALVVPLPYLQLPLRQADAQLLRTLEEHAQGLMATLEDASLEQRVKSILRQLLKEGLPRKEQVAEQFSVSVRTLQRQLHQANTSYQQILDDLRQELAEHYLLHSTLPIQDIAQYLGFTEPRSFHRTFKSRRGMPPGEFRQTYRDPAGE; encoded by the coding sequence ATGCAATCCCTTGGCTACACTTCGGTTCCGCCCCTGCTCAAGTACGTGCGCCACGCCGAGCAACTGGGCATGGCCATCGAACCTGCATTGGCGGTCGCCGGACTGCAGGCCCAACAACTGAGTGACAATACTCTGCGACTGCCGGGCGAAGCCCACGAACGTTTGCTCGACTACTTCTGCGAGCACTCAGGCGACCCCTTGTTCGGCCTCAATTCAGCCCGATTCGTGCTGCCCAACTCCTGGAGCGTGTTGGGCTACATCACCATGAACTGCGCGACCCTGGGCGATGCCATGAATCGCATCATGCCCTTCGAGAAACTGGTCGGTGACATGGGTGTCAGTCGTGCCGAAATGCAGGGCGAACAGGTCCACCTGATCTGGAATTGCCGCCACCAACGCCCACGCATTCGCCGTCACCTGGTGGAGAACGTCCTCGGCTCGTGGTTGCAATATGCGCGCTGGATTGCCGATACCCAGCTTTCCCCGACTCAAGTTTGGTTCGAACATGCCCAGCCGGCTGATATCGAGCTCGTCCGATACGAACAGTTCTTCGACTGCCCGGTGCTGTTCGGCCAGCCTTATTCAGCGCTTGTGGTGCCCCTGCCCTACCTGCAACTGCCCTTGCGCCAAGCCGACGCGCAGTTGCTACGCACCCTGGAGGAACACGCCCAAGGATTGATGGCCACGCTCGAAGATGCATCGCTGGAGCAACGCGTGAAGAGCATTTTGCGTCAGTTGCTCAAGGAGGGGCTGCCACGCAAGGAGCAAGTGGCGGAGCAATTTTCGGTATCGGTACGCACCCTGCAACGCCAACTGCACCAGGCCAATACCTCCTACCAACAAATCCTCGATGATCTGCGCCAGGAGCTCGCCGAGCACTACCTGCTGCACAGCACTTTGCCGATACAAGACATCGCCCAGTACCTGGGCTTTACTGAACCGCGCTCGTTCCATCGCACCTTCAAAAGCCGACGCGGCATGCCGCCGGGCGAGTTTCGCCAGACTTACCGGGACCCGGCTGGAGAATGA
- a CDS encoding glycine betaine ABC transporter substrate-binding protein, translating to MIRLGVTDLSFHRATAAVVSLVLQRMGFSVERSYALHEANFERLREGSIDMIASAWIPSSHGMYKARVEEQVATREMGLHYQPYALWGVPDYVPASEVDSVEDLLKPRVQARMHKLIQGIGPGAGITRFSLRMMDDYGLATAGYSFRTGTQEECVGAFEALVQAGEWGVVPLWHPQFLHFRHRIRDLKDPKGLLGSVDRAVLLARVDRLGVFSTAQIQVLDNVRLSNAIVAELDYAINREGKSADQAAANWLDNNPQVLAAWLAPLG from the coding sequence ATGATTCGCCTTGGTGTAACAGATCTTTCCTTTCATCGTGCGACGGCTGCCGTTGTTTCCTTGGTATTGCAGCGCATGGGCTTTAGCGTGGAGCGTTCCTACGCGTTGCACGAGGCCAACTTTGAACGGCTGCGTGAAGGTTCGATCGACATGATCGCGTCCGCCTGGATTCCTTCCAGCCATGGCATGTACAAGGCCCGTGTTGAAGAGCAGGTTGCTACCCGTGAGATGGGGCTGCACTACCAGCCTTATGCGCTGTGGGGAGTACCGGACTATGTTCCGGCGTCCGAGGTGGACTCAGTCGAGGATCTGCTCAAACCCAGGGTGCAGGCGCGTATGCACAAGCTTATCCAGGGGATCGGGCCAGGTGCGGGTATAACGCGTTTTTCCCTGCGGATGATGGACGATTACGGCCTGGCTACGGCCGGCTATAGCTTTCGTACTGGCACCCAGGAAGAATGCGTCGGCGCATTCGAGGCGCTGGTGCAGGCGGGCGAGTGGGGCGTGGTCCCGCTCTGGCACCCGCAGTTTCTACATTTTCGCCATCGAATCCGCGATCTCAAGGACCCCAAGGGACTGCTGGGCAGCGTCGACCGCGCGGTACTGCTCGCTCGGGTTGATCGCCTCGGTGTATTCAGTACAGCGCAGATCCAGGTTCTGGACAACGTTCGCCTGAGTAACGCCATCGTTGCTGAGCTCGATTACGCAATCAACCGCGAGGGTAAAAGTGCCGACCAGGCCGCTGCCAATTGGTTGGACAACAATCCACAGGTGCTCGCTGCATGGCTCGCCCCGCTAGGTTGA
- a CDS encoding glycerol-3-phosphate dehydrogenase/oxidase, which yields MSQDWNGAWRQQVLPTLAQETWDLIVIGGGISGAGILREAARRGWRCLLLEQRDFAWGTSSRSSKMVHGGLRYIAKGQWRLTRDSVHERQRLLDEAPGLVEPMSFMMPHYRGGFPGPWVLGGLLTVYDALARRRNHSFHNAQQLRYLAPGLKEDKLLGGTCFIDALTDDARLVMRVLAEARADGALALNGLRVAQLLRENDRVCGVQVEDEESGDLLQLRCRALAVATGAWAERLRPTDAPPQLRPLRGSHLLLPGWRLPVAQAFTFLHAHDRRPVFVFPWEGATVVGTTDLDHHEDLDHSASISSEELDYLLAACAQQFPQAQVQANDVLSTWSGVRPVVGSAHGTAQDKPSNETREHVLWCEPGCVTLAGGKLTTFRPQALEVLKVCAQMIGREISDDGAPVFAKVAGQPIAGLNGSQWRRLAGRHGRDLPRLALLVEQLGHATVGASDTLWAELAFACDAELVLHLDDLLLRRTRVGLLLAQGAQEYLPAIRRLCQPRLGWGDQRWQAEEQRYRVLWQRHHGLPDATH from the coding sequence ATGAGCCAGGACTGGAATGGCGCTTGGCGCCAGCAGGTGTTGCCGACGCTGGCGCAGGAAACCTGGGACCTGATCGTCATTGGCGGCGGCATAAGCGGTGCCGGTATCCTGCGTGAAGCCGCTCGGCGTGGCTGGCGTTGTCTGTTGCTTGAGCAACGCGATTTTGCCTGGGGCACCTCCAGCCGCTCGTCGAAGATGGTGCATGGTGGCTTGCGCTACATTGCCAAGGGTCAGTGGCGCTTGACCCGCGACTCGGTCCACGAGCGCCAGCGCTTGCTCGATGAAGCACCGGGGCTGGTCGAACCCATGAGTTTCATGATGCCGCACTATCGCGGTGGCTTCCCTGGACCTTGGGTTCTGGGGGGGCTGTTGACGGTATACGACGCTCTGGCCAGGCGCCGCAACCACAGCTTTCACAACGCGCAACAACTGCGTTATCTGGCCCCGGGGCTCAAGGAGGACAAGCTGCTCGGCGGCACCTGTTTTATCGACGCCCTCACCGATGATGCGCGCCTGGTCATGCGCGTGCTGGCCGAAGCTCGGGCTGATGGCGCGCTGGCGCTCAATGGGCTGCGGGTTGCGCAACTGCTACGTGAAAACGACCGGGTTTGTGGCGTTCAGGTTGAAGACGAGGAAAGCGGCGATTTGCTGCAGTTGCGCTGTCGAGCCTTGGCAGTGGCAACGGGCGCCTGGGCCGAGCGCCTACGTCCCACTGATGCGCCGCCTCAGTTGCGTCCGCTGCGCGGCAGCCACCTGCTGTTACCCGGCTGGCGCTTGCCGGTGGCCCAGGCCTTCACCTTTTTGCATGCTCACGACCGGCGACCGGTGTTTGTGTTTCCCTGGGAAGGCGCCACGGTGGTTGGCACTACCGACCTGGATCACCACGAGGACCTGGACCACAGCGCGAGTATCAGCAGCGAAGAACTCGACTACTTGCTGGCCGCGTGCGCTCAACAGTTTCCCCAGGCCCAGGTGCAGGCTAACGATGTACTTTCGACCTGGTCTGGCGTGCGACCTGTGGTGGGGAGTGCCCACGGTACTGCGCAGGACAAACCGTCCAATGAAACCCGTGAGCATGTGCTGTGGTGCGAACCCGGTTGCGTGACCCTGGCCGGTGGCAAGTTGACCACGTTCCGACCGCAGGCCCTCGAGGTGCTCAAGGTTTGCGCACAGATGATCGGCCGTGAAATCAGCGATGACGGCGCCCCGGTTTTTGCCAAGGTAGCAGGGCAGCCGATTGCCGGACTCAATGGCAGCCAGTGGCGGCGCCTGGCCGGACGTCATGGCCGAGACCTGCCGCGCCTGGCGTTGCTGGTCGAACAGCTGGGCCACGCAACCGTCGGCGCCAGCGACACGTTATGGGCGGAGCTGGCGTTTGCCTGCGATGCCGAACTGGTCCTGCATCTTGATGACCTGTTGCTGCGCCGCACCCGTGTCGGCCTGCTCCTGGCGCAAGGGGCACAAGAATACCTGCCGGCCATTCGCCGCCTGTGTCAGCCCCGGTTGGGCTGGGGCGACCAGCGTTGGCAGGCAGAAGAACAACGCTACAGGGTTTTGTGGCAACGCCACCATGGTTTGCCGGATGCCACGCATTAA
- a CDS encoding VOC family protein has translation MGVLALDHFTIRTRRWGETADFFERVIGLTPGPRPGFSFPGCWMYAGGRPLLHIASVDVDQQELRAYLGDKPDSYGSGALDHVSLRCEGLNHVQTRLQSLGIAFRERVIPDIGEHQLFLEDPNGITIEMIFEYIPGSRIVGRAMPSLAVDQTQADD, from the coding sequence ATGGGTGTACTAGCGCTCGACCATTTCACAATTCGAACCCGTCGTTGGGGCGAAACCGCTGACTTCTTCGAACGGGTCATCGGTCTCACGCCGGGACCTCGGCCAGGTTTCAGTTTTCCTGGGTGCTGGATGTATGCCGGTGGCCGCCCGTTGTTGCACATCGCCAGTGTCGATGTTGACCAACAGGAGTTGCGTGCCTATTTGGGCGACAAGCCAGACAGCTACGGCTCCGGGGCGCTCGATCATGTGTCGCTGCGTTGCGAGGGGCTCAACCACGTTCAGACGCGCTTGCAGTCGCTGGGTATTGCCTTTCGTGAACGGGTGATTCCGGATATCGGCGAACATCAGCTGTTTCTCGAAGACCCAAACGGCATCACCATCGAGATGATCTTCGAGTACATACCTGGAAGCCGAATTGTCGGGCGCGCTATGCCGAGCCTGGCCGTAGACCAGACTCAGGCTGATGACTGA